A genomic window from Sanguibacter antarcticus includes:
- the eccCa gene encoding type VII secretion protein EccCa, translating into MSTPLYRDARAPAPPLPSGRLVMQAPPELVPSDGVSGLVASLVPLLGSLGSIVFVTMASPGPRGLVAGGMFLVASLGFVVVNGWRQRSQHQATVLGARREYLAYLADLRATVRQAASQQRRHGLWNNPDPTALASLAEDGSRVWERSPGQGDYLHARIGAAAQPLSLALEGAQTPPLAQLDPVAASAAHRFLVTHQVQPDLPVSIDIASSSRIEITGPEPEARGLARALVSQLAAFHSPEHLQIAVVASSGTIAEWEWAKWLPHTHSTREKDSVGPARMIGTDLDDLEHMLPSALHERSRFSPDGQAVSPHVLIVVDGGRVAPGSVLAPPEGVMGVTVLELPEHWDDLSDPLRLRLAVGAAPARAGARAPVEVLRLREAPRLLLADDASIPDAEAMARRLTSRFVGSGESPSDPTAVSAELVDLLGIDDVRDLDLDVTWRPRLQRDRLRVPIGLTDQGQPLALDLKESAHQGMGPHGLVIGATGSGKSEVLRTLVLALALTHSPEDLNFVLVDFKGGATFAGMADMPHVSAIITNLGEELTLVDRMQDALQGEMTRRQELLRSAGNFSNVTDYEKARLGGRTDLAPLPALLIVADEFSELLTARPDFVDLFVTIGRLGRSLHMHLLLSSQRLEEGRLRGLESHLSYRIGLRTFSAAESRTVLGVPDAYTLPSIPGIGYLKPDTTTMVRFRAAYVSGPPKARAARRHVLEASGTGGLEPFTAAPVVRRSADEPVPVETVAPVAEERATFDIAVRAMAGRGPAAHPVWLPPLVAPQTFDQLMPDLVVDPELGLVSASWRAAGDLVVPLGIVDRPLEQRREDLVVSLGGAAGHLAVVGGPRTGKSTVARSVVTALALTRTPLEVQFYVLDFGGGTFSPFASLAHVAGVASRSEPDVVRRIVAEVRGIVDRRETYFRAQGIDSIETYRQRRREGRVDDGYGDVFLVVDGWSTVRAEFEELEPQIQALAGRGLTFGFHLLATATRWMDYRSQVKDIFGTRIELRMGDPMDSDVDRKVAVNVPQDRPGRGIVASKHHILSALPRIDSDTSAATLGAGVEHLVETINAAWTGPAGPRLRLLPDEVSLDEVRAQAEAQTPTVSQTFWLGIDEANLAPVGLDPMTEPHLYAFGDGGSGKSSLLRGYAREVMRQFTPAQAQLFAVDYRRSLLGEIPEEYLAGYLTTHEAAGGQLADLATYLRGRLPGPDVTADQLRSRTWWTGAEVFVLVDDYDLVATSTGNPLAVLAPLVAQAGDVGLHLVVARRSGGAGRVLYEPVLQALRDTAAPGILLSGSADEGPLVGTARPVPSVPGRAQLVTRERGREVIQVASTQPLH; encoded by the coding sequence ATGAGTACACCGCTGTACCGTGACGCGCGCGCACCGGCCCCGCCGCTGCCCTCCGGACGTCTCGTCATGCAGGCACCACCCGAGCTCGTCCCGTCCGACGGGGTCAGCGGGCTCGTCGCCTCGCTGGTCCCTCTGCTCGGCAGCCTCGGCTCCATCGTCTTCGTCACCATGGCCTCACCAGGGCCACGTGGCCTGGTCGCCGGCGGGATGTTCCTCGTCGCCTCGCTCGGGTTCGTCGTCGTCAACGGGTGGCGCCAGCGCTCGCAGCACCAGGCGACCGTTCTCGGCGCCCGGCGCGAGTACCTGGCCTACCTCGCCGACCTGCGCGCCACGGTGCGCCAGGCAGCGAGCCAGCAGCGTCGTCACGGTCTCTGGAACAACCCAGACCCGACAGCGCTGGCGTCCCTCGCCGAGGACGGGAGCCGGGTCTGGGAACGTTCGCCGGGTCAGGGGGACTACCTCCACGCACGCATCGGTGCTGCCGCCCAGCCGCTGAGCCTCGCACTCGAGGGCGCGCAGACCCCGCCGCTCGCACAGCTCGACCCCGTCGCGGCGTCTGCTGCCCATCGCTTCCTCGTCACGCACCAGGTGCAGCCCGACCTCCCGGTGTCGATCGACATCGCCAGCAGCTCGCGCATCGAGATCACGGGCCCCGAGCCCGAGGCCCGTGGCCTCGCGCGCGCTCTCGTGTCACAGCTCGCAGCGTTCCATTCACCGGAGCATCTCCAGATCGCCGTCGTCGCATCGTCGGGAACGATCGCAGAGTGGGAGTGGGCGAAGTGGCTACCGCACACCCACAGCACGCGGGAGAAGGACAGCGTCGGCCCCGCCCGGATGATCGGGACGGACCTCGACGACCTCGAGCACATGCTCCCGTCCGCACTGCACGAGCGCTCGAGGTTCTCCCCGGACGGACAGGCGGTCTCCCCTCACGTGCTCATCGTCGTCGACGGCGGCCGCGTCGCGCCGGGGAGCGTCCTGGCCCCGCCCGAGGGCGTCATGGGCGTGACGGTCCTCGAGCTGCCAGAGCACTGGGACGACCTCTCGGACCCGCTCCGCCTGCGGCTCGCCGTCGGTGCGGCGCCCGCTCGGGCCGGGGCTCGCGCACCGGTAGAGGTCCTCCGGCTGCGTGAGGCACCGCGGCTCCTCCTGGCCGACGACGCATCGATCCCGGACGCCGAGGCCATGGCTCGTCGGCTGACCTCGAGGTTCGTCGGCTCGGGGGAGTCTCCGAGCGACCCGACCGCGGTGTCTGCGGAGCTCGTGGACCTCCTCGGCATCGACGACGTCCGGGACCTCGACCTAGACGTCACGTGGCGCCCGCGACTTCAGCGGGACCGTCTCCGGGTCCCGATCGGGCTCACCGACCAAGGCCAGCCGCTCGCCCTGGACCTCAAAGAGTCCGCTCATCAGGGCATGGGTCCGCACGGCCTCGTCATCGGCGCCACCGGGTCTGGAAAGTCGGAGGTGCTGCGCACCCTCGTCCTCGCGCTCGCGCTGACGCACTCGCCGGAAGACCTCAACTTCGTCCTCGTCGACTTCAAGGGAGGCGCGACGTTCGCCGGGATGGCGGACATGCCGCACGTCTCGGCGATCATCACGAACCTCGGTGAAGAGCTCACGCTCGTCGACCGGATGCAGGACGCCCTGCAGGGCGAGATGACCCGTCGTCAGGAGCTCTTGCGCTCTGCCGGCAACTTCTCCAACGTCACGGACTACGAGAAGGCCCGCCTCGGCGGTCGGACAGACCTCGCCCCCTTGCCGGCGCTGCTCATCGTCGCCGACGAGTTCTCCGAGCTGCTCACGGCCCGGCCGGACTTCGTCGACCTGTTCGTGACGATCGGACGGCTCGGACGGTCTCTCCACATGCATCTCCTGCTGTCCTCGCAGCGGCTCGAAGAGGGCCGGCTCCGGGGCCTCGAGTCCCACCTGTCCTACCGGATCGGCCTCCGGACGTTCTCCGCTGCAGAGTCCCGCACCGTCCTGGGCGTGCCCGACGCCTACACCCTTCCCTCGATCCCCGGGATCGGCTACCTCAAGCCGGACACGACGACGATGGTCCGGTTCCGGGCGGCGTACGTCTCTGGTCCACCGAAGGCTCGCGCCGCACGGCGGCACGTGCTCGAGGCGTCGGGGACGGGAGGCCTCGAGCCGTTCACCGCCGCGCCCGTGGTCCGCCGCTCGGCCGACGAGCCGGTGCCCGTCGAGACTGTTGCACCGGTCGCCGAGGAACGTGCGACGTTCGACATCGCCGTCCGGGCCATGGCTGGTCGAGGCCCCGCCGCCCACCCCGTGTGGCTGCCTCCGCTCGTGGCACCGCAGACGTTCGACCAGCTCATGCCCGACCTCGTCGTCGACCCCGAGCTCGGTCTCGTCTCTGCGTCGTGGCGGGCTGCAGGAGACCTCGTGGTCCCGCTCGGCATCGTGGACCGGCCGCTCGAGCAGCGTCGTGAAGACCTCGTGGTCTCGCTCGGCGGCGCAGCCGGGCACCTGGCGGTCGTCGGCGGCCCGCGCACCGGGAAGAGCACGGTGGCCCGCTCCGTCGTCACCGCGCTGGCGCTGACGCGCACCCCCCTCGAGGTCCAGTTCTACGTCCTCGACTTCGGTGGCGGGACGTTCAGCCCGTTCGCGTCGCTCGCGCACGTCGCGGGGGTCGCGAGCCGCAGCGAGCCGGACGTCGTGCGGCGGATCGTCGCCGAGGTCCGTGGCATCGTCGACCGTCGGGAGACCTACTTCCGTGCGCAGGGCATCGACTCGATCGAGACGTACCGGCAGCGTCGCCGCGAAGGACGCGTCGACGACGGGTACGGCGACGTCTTCCTCGTCGTCGACGGCTGGAGCACCGTCCGCGCCGAGTTCGAGGAGCTCGAGCCGCAGATCCAGGCGCTCGCGGGCCGAGGCCTGACGTTCGGCTTCCACCTGCTCGCGACTGCGACGCGCTGGATGGACTACCGCAGCCAGGTCAAGGACATCTTCGGGACCCGCATCGAGCTCCGCATGGGGGACCCGATGGACTCTGACGTCGACCGCAAGGTGGCCGTCAACGTTCCCCAGGACCGCCCCGGCCGCGGAATCGTCGCCTCGAAGCACCACATCTTGTCCGCGCTCCCTCGGATCGACTCGGACACCAGCGCCGCGACCCTGGGGGCTGGCGTCGAGCACCTCGTCGAGACGATCAACGCCGCGTGGACCGGGCCCGCCGGCCCCCGGCTGCGCCTCTTGCCCGACGAGGTCTCCCTCGACGAGGTCCGCGCTCAGGCCGAGGCTCAGACACCGACGGTGTCGCAGACCTTCTGGCTCGGGATCGACGAGGCCAACCTCGCACCGGTCGGGCTCGACCCCATGACCGAGCCGCACCTCTACGCCTTCGGCGACGGCGGCTCAGGCAAGTCCAGCCTCCTGCGTGGTTACGCGCGCGAGGTCATGCGCCAGTTCACACCAGCCCAGGCGCAGCTCTTCGCGGTGGACTACCGGCGCTCTCTGCTCGGGGAGATCCCGGAGGAGTACCTCGCGGGCTACCTCACGACGCACGAGGCCGCCGGCGGGCAGCTGGCCGACCTCGCGACGTACCTGCGCGGACGTCTCCCCGGCCCGGACGTCACGGCCGACCAGCTGCGCTCACGGACCTGGTGGACGGGCGCCGAGGTGTTCGTCCTCGTCGACGACTACGACCTCGTGGCGACCTCGACGGGAAACCCGCTCGCCGTGCTCGCGCCGCTCGTCGCGCAGGCGGGTGACGTCGGCCTGCACCTCGTCGTCGCGAGACGGTCAGGAGGCGCTGGCCGAGTCTTGTACGAGCCGGTCCTGCAGGCGCTGCGCGACACCGCAGCCCCGGGGATCTTGCTCTCGGGGAGCGCCGACGAAGGGCCGCTCGTCGGGACCGCCCGCCCTGTCCCGTCGGTGCCGGGACGGGCGCAGCTCGTCACGCGGGAGCGTGGCAGGGAGGTCATCCAGGTCGCGTCGACGCAGCCGCTCCACTGA
- a CDS encoding S8 family serine peptidase: MTRLALVGGLLVLQVAGAGLVVPGAALAPQEAARAVAEHGVSTLALPGAACTPETTVYSPEVPVALEQLNSTLAWTVATGRGVTVAVVDSGVAAGNAHLAGVVLPGISLIDVPEPDDAPTTDVMAHGTAVAGQIAARPVAGSGVVGLARDAVILPVRVYLSTDEQAVEAGNGPRDDRMAAGIRAAADAGAQIINVSMSTTVDSTALRRAVEHAASLGSLVVASAGNRNTTQDTQDSPRYPAAYPDVLAVTSVDSDGLATQDAIHGPHIDVAAPGTDILTTYLAAGDCLLGDGVPSTSYATAYVSAAAALLAEAYPTESPAQWAYRLEVTAARSTLDVKDAATGWGTIRPSEALAFVDDGTARGPESPVFVRHDRTVPTAQVLDLGREDDPIVRTQGVAAWWALAGAGALLATVLLGRLVGHARTARR, from the coding sequence GTGACGCGGCTCGCCCTCGTCGGCGGCCTCCTCGTGCTCCAGGTCGCCGGTGCGGGGCTCGTCGTCCCCGGCGCGGCTCTCGCACCGCAGGAGGCTGCTCGGGCCGTCGCCGAGCACGGTGTCTCGACGCTCGCCCTTCCTGGCGCCGCGTGCACCCCCGAGACCACCGTCTACTCCCCAGAGGTCCCGGTCGCGCTCGAGCAGCTCAACAGCACGCTCGCCTGGACGGTCGCGACAGGACGCGGGGTCACTGTCGCCGTCGTCGACTCCGGGGTGGCCGCTGGGAACGCGCACCTCGCCGGCGTCGTCCTGCCCGGCATCTCGCTCATCGACGTGCCCGAGCCCGACGACGCTCCGACGACCGACGTCATGGCGCACGGCACCGCGGTGGCCGGGCAGATCGCGGCTCGCCCGGTCGCCGGTTCAGGAGTCGTCGGGCTCGCCCGGGACGCCGTCATCCTCCCGGTCCGCGTCTACCTCTCCACCGACGAGCAGGCTGTCGAGGCAGGTAACGGCCCGCGCGACGACCGCATGGCTGCGGGGATCCGGGCAGCGGCCGACGCCGGGGCACAGATCATCAACGTGTCGATGAGCACCACCGTCGACAGCACCGCGCTGCGCCGGGCGGTCGAGCATGCTGCGTCCCTCGGCTCGCTCGTCGTCGCCAGCGCCGGCAACCGGAACACCACGCAGGACACGCAAGACTCGCCTCGCTACCCCGCGGCCTATCCCGACGTCCTCGCTGTGACGTCCGTCGACAGCGACGGCCTCGCGACGCAGGACGCGATCCACGGTCCGCACATCGACGTCGCTGCTCCCGGGACCGACATCCTCACGACGTATCTCGCGGCTGGCGACTGCCTCCTAGGCGACGGTGTCCCGTCGACGAGCTACGCCACCGCGTACGTGAGCGCGGCGGCCGCGCTCCTCGCCGAGGCGTACCCGACGGAGAGCCCCGCGCAGTGGGCCTATCGCCTCGAGGTGACCGCAGCCCGCAGCACCCTCGACGTCAAGGACGCCGCGACCGGGTGGGGCACCATCCGTCCCAGCGAGGCGCTCGCTTTCGTCGACGACGGGACAGCCCGTGGACCTGAGAGCCCGGTGTTCGTGCGCCACGACCGGACGGTTCCCACGGCGCAGGTGCTCGATCTCGGCCGCGAGGACGATCCGATCGTGCGGACCCAGGGCGTCGCCGCATGGTGGGCTCTGGCCGGAGCCGGGGCGCTCCTGGCGACCGTGCTCCTCGGTCGGCTCGTCGGCCACGCTCGCACCGCGCGCCGCTGA
- the eccB gene encoding type VII secretion protein EccB: MASKKELVEAQAFSRRRLLTAFVSGAPGGRELEPTKPLRAVVAGVALSVLLVLGSLGFGLLKPGLPTGWDDGSLVLTQGSGTRFVALEGTLYPVTNTTSARLLIPSDEFTVVEVPADTIAEVPRGAQVGIAGAPDELPARENLVADGWVSCTADGDAIRTEVTPGSAGATASESSAVVTSGKQTYVLHGAYRYLVAPGQSTAILRALGLESAEIVAVPGLWLNTFTPGSALEPLTLRGAGAPLDGPLETVGAVVGSVLVVAETGGTPKRYVVTTDDELAPLTEVAFQLYQLGSGSALAGPITVTSAEIRDLETTTALAPQTWPVEPSPALADGAPLCVTLDGSASPAASGRLADAPEDAAPSRSGLEVVVAPARGALVRGTGDQVPDRGTVQLLDGSGTTFAVPDSSTEVLAQLGYTTADIVPVPQAWLSLFPAGPELTVEAASQTPQVASAP, from the coding sequence ATGGCCTCGAAGAAGGAGCTCGTCGAAGCCCAGGCGTTCAGTCGCCGCCGGCTGCTCACCGCGTTCGTCAGCGGCGCGCCCGGAGGCCGCGAGCTCGAACCCACCAAGCCGCTGCGCGCCGTCGTGGCGGGAGTCGCGCTCTCGGTTCTTCTCGTCCTCGGGAGCCTCGGCTTCGGGCTCCTCAAGCCCGGGCTGCCCACCGGGTGGGACGACGGCTCGCTCGTCCTGACCCAAGGCAGCGGCACCCGCTTCGTCGCCCTCGAGGGAACCTTGTACCCGGTGACGAACACGACGAGCGCCCGCCTGCTCATCCCGTCGGACGAGTTCACCGTCGTCGAGGTCCCCGCCGACACGATCGCCGAGGTCCCTCGCGGCGCCCAGGTCGGCATCGCCGGCGCACCGGACGAGCTGCCCGCACGCGAGAACCTCGTCGCCGACGGCTGGGTGTCCTGCACCGCGGACGGCGACGCGATCCGCACCGAGGTCACGCCCGGCTCGGCCGGCGCCACGGCGTCCGAGAGCAGCGCCGTCGTCACCTCCGGCAAGCAGACGTACGTCCTGCACGGTGCCTACCGGTACCTCGTCGCGCCCGGACAGTCGACCGCGATCTTGCGTGCGCTCGGGCTCGAGTCCGCCGAGATCGTCGCTGTCCCCGGGCTCTGGCTCAACACGTTCACCCCTGGGTCGGCGCTCGAGCCGCTCACCCTGCGCGGCGCCGGGGCACCGCTCGACGGTCCGCTCGAGACGGTCGGCGCCGTCGTCGGCTCCGTCCTCGTGGTCGCCGAGACCGGAGGTACGCCCAAGCGGTACGTCGTCACGACGGACGACGAGCTCGCCCCGCTCACCGAGGTGGCCTTCCAGCTCTACCAGCTCGGCTCCGGATCTGCTCTCGCCGGCCCGATCACGGTGACGAGCGCCGAGATCCGCGACCTGGAGACGACGACTGCGCTCGCTCCGCAGACCTGGCCCGTCGAGCCGTCGCCCGCCCTGGCCGACGGAGCGCCGCTGTGCGTGACGCTCGACGGATCGGCGAGCCCCGCTGCGAGCGGCCGTCTCGCGGACGCACCCGAGGACGCCGCGCCGAGCCGATCTGGTCTCGAGGTCGTCGTCGCCCCCGCCCGTGGCGCGCTCGTCCGCGGGACCGGCGACCAGGTTCCGGATCGCGGGACCGTCCAGCTTCTCGACGGCTCCGGCACGACCTTCGCGGTGCCGGACTCGTCGACCGAGGTGCTCGCGCAGCTCGGCTACACGACGGCGGACATCGTCCCGGTGCCGCAGGCGTGGCTCTCGCTCTTCCCCGCAGGGCCCGAGCTCACCGTCGAGGCGGCCAGCCAGACACCGCAGGTCGCGAGCGCCCCGTGA
- the eccD gene encoding type VII secretion integral membrane protein EccD: protein MVDVSPAPTVLGTLVRVSVVADDRRLDVAVPGSIPVAELVPGFARALRLLDAVTVYGGYHLVRADGSVLGTSVSLIAQGVSDGAVLTLEAGASRPAPRVYDDVVEAVADAVEKDYAPWTDEDSARTAVGAASAFLLAGAVLLLGGGRGDLLSPVVAAIVGTLVLLSGAVVAHREQHATGAQAMVLCGTAFWMVAGFLARTDAGPAGAWGWPLASAGAGALAAGLAGLVVLTEHRETCVLPLTIGAVLGAAGSVVGSTDASAGQVLALTIALAVTASNGIPWLALSSTSLRVVSPQSDAEVATMGPPVEEEAVRRDYDRGHRTQLGLRGAVALVALLVTPAVVGLGLSGTVLMALCYTGMLLSVRQTFSRAAVLVVMATGIVGVTVTTLTAVVAHPQWREASLVVVAVVAAVVVGACLVAPRPRAAFGRLADSLELLSLALLLPLGVAAAGLL from the coding sequence ATGGTCGACGTATCGCCAGCACCCACCGTGCTCGGGACGCTCGTGCGGGTGTCCGTCGTGGCCGACGATCGTCGGCTCGACGTCGCGGTCCCGGGGAGCATCCCCGTCGCTGAGCTCGTGCCCGGGTTCGCCCGGGCTCTGCGGCTCCTCGACGCGGTGACGGTCTACGGCGGCTATCACCTCGTCCGGGCGGACGGCTCCGTGCTCGGCACGAGCGTGTCGCTCATCGCCCAGGGCGTGAGCGACGGCGCTGTCCTCACTCTGGAAGCAGGAGCGAGCCGCCCAGCCCCACGCGTCTACGACGACGTCGTCGAGGCCGTCGCCGACGCGGTCGAGAAGGACTACGCCCCCTGGACCGACGAGGACAGCGCGCGGACAGCGGTCGGCGCAGCGTCAGCCTTCCTCCTCGCGGGGGCCGTCCTCCTGCTCGGCGGCGGACGCGGAGACCTCCTCTCTCCTGTGGTCGCGGCGATCGTCGGCACTCTCGTGCTCCTCAGCGGTGCTGTCGTCGCACACCGCGAGCAGCACGCGACCGGCGCCCAGGCGATGGTCTTGTGCGGCACCGCGTTCTGGATGGTCGCCGGGTTCCTCGCCCGCACGGACGCGGGGCCTGCGGGTGCTTGGGGCTGGCCGCTCGCTTCTGCCGGGGCAGGGGCCCTGGCTGCCGGGCTCGCAGGGCTCGTCGTCCTCACCGAGCACCGCGAGACCTGCGTCCTGCCGCTGACGATCGGTGCCGTCCTCGGTGCGGCCGGCTCCGTCGTCGGGTCGACAGACGCTTCCGCAGGCCAGGTGCTCGCTCTCACCATCGCTCTCGCGGTCACCGCGAGCAACGGGATCCCGTGGCTCGCCCTGTCGAGCACGTCGCTGCGGGTCGTCTCGCCCCAGTCCGACGCAGAGGTCGCGACCATGGGGCCGCCCGTCGAAGAAGAGGCTGTGCGTCGCGACTACGATCGCGGCCACCGCACGCAGCTCGGTCTGCGTGGCGCAGTCGCCCTCGTCGCGCTCCTCGTGACACCCGCCGTCGTCGGCCTGGGGCTCAGCGGGACCGTCCTCATGGCACTGTGCTACACGGGGATGCTCCTCAGCGTGCGGCAGACCTTCTCCCGGGCAGCTGTCCTCGTCGTCATGGCGACCGGCATCGTCGGGGTGACCGTCACGACGCTGACCGCCGTGGTGGCGCACCCTCAGTGGCGCGAGGCGTCGCTCGTCGTCGTCGCCGTGGTCGCTGCGGTCGTCGTCGGAGCGTGCCTCGTCGCTCCTCGGCCACGGGCAGCCTTCGGTCGACTGGCAGACTCCCTCGAGCTCCTCAGCCTCGCTCTCCTCCTCCCGCTCGGTGTCGCCGCCGCCGGGCTCCTCTGA
- a CDS encoding WXG100 family type VII secretion target, whose protein sequence is MAGEVSAVEGALEQGAQAVVQSRTELQKELVGLEGKLSSIGSSWTGQGAVAFTQLMARWRDDASKMVGALNDFEANLRSSSTAYDSADETQSTSMTHLTQRLG, encoded by the coding sequence GTGGCCGGTGAAGTCTCTGCGGTCGAAGGTGCGCTCGAGCAGGGTGCCCAGGCAGTCGTCCAGTCCCGGACGGAGCTCCAGAAGGAGCTCGTCGGGCTCGAGGGGAAGCTGTCCTCGATCGGTTCGTCGTGGACCGGGCAGGGAGCTGTCGCGTTCACCCAGCTCATGGCCCGCTGGCGCGACGACGCGTCGAAGATGGTCGGTGCGCTGAACGACTTCGAGGCGAACCTCCGCTCGTCCAGCACCGCGTACGACTCGGCGGACGAGACACAGTCCACCTCGATGACCCACCTCACCCAGCGCCTCGGCTGA
- a CDS encoding WXG100 family type VII secretion target gives MSDLKVNFGALSTAAADIQGSATNLERILDDMDRSLQPLRASWDGEASAAYTTAKATWSTAITDMKLLLADVGRAVASSNDDYQATERANAQRW, from the coding sequence ATGAGCGACCTCAAGGTCAACTTCGGAGCACTCTCCACCGCGGCAGCCGATATCCAGGGCAGCGCGACGAACCTCGAGCGGATCCTCGACGACATGGACCGGTCGTTGCAGCCGCTGCGCGCGAGCTGGGACGGCGAAGCCTCGGCTGCCTACACGACGGCCAAGGCGACGTGGTCGACGGCCATCACCGACATGAAGCTTCTCCTGGCGGACGTCGGCAGGGCCGTCGCGTCGAGCAACGACGACTACCAGGCCACCGAGCGCGCGAACGCCCAACGCTGGTAG
- the leuA gene encoding 2-isopropylmalate synthase, with product MNAHSAPQQPSTMPTRKYQPYGEQFAVNLPDRTWPDKVITVAPRWCAVDLRDGNQALIEPMNPERKLRMFELLVSMGYKEIEVGFPSASQTDFDFVRMLIEKDLIPDDVIIQVLTQAREHLIARTYDSIRGAKQAIVHLYNSTSTLQREVVFRTDEDGVVDLALEGAKLCRKFEETVPETAVFYEYSPESYTGTDLEFAVRVCNEVLEVLEPTPERKVIINLPATVEMATPNIYADSIEWMDRHLAHRENVIISLHPHNDRGTAVAAAELGYQAGADRIEGCLFGNGERTGNVDLVTLGMNMFSQGVDPQIDFSDIDHVRRTVEHCNQLSVHERHPYAGDLVFTAFSGSHQDAIKKGLDAMDARAAAAGTSVDELVWGVPYLPIDPRDVGRSYEAVIRVNSQSGKGGISYLLKTERHLDLPRRLQIEFSRVVQSVTDADGREVTGEDIWQIFADEYLPATVDGALEPWGRLSLHGTRASSVEGGSDTLSVDLVDGGVPVTLEGVGNGPIAAFVDAVAQVGVEVSVLDYAEHALSEGGDASAAAYVECAVGEEVLWGVGIDPSIITASLKAIISAVNRQGRSTD from the coding sequence ATGAACGCGCACAGCGCCCCGCAGCAGCCGTCGACGATGCCGACGCGCAAGTATCAGCCCTACGGCGAGCAGTTCGCCGTCAACCTGCCTGACCGCACGTGGCCCGACAAGGTCATCACCGTCGCGCCGCGCTGGTGTGCAGTCGACCTTCGTGACGGTAACCAGGCGCTCATCGAGCCGATGAACCCCGAGCGCAAGCTGAGGATGTTCGAGCTGCTCGTCTCCATGGGATACAAGGAGATCGAGGTGGGTTTCCCGTCCGCCTCGCAGACGGACTTCGACTTCGTCCGCATGCTCATCGAGAAGGACCTCATCCCGGACGACGTGATCATCCAGGTCCTCACGCAGGCTCGTGAGCACCTCATCGCGCGTACGTACGACTCGATCCGCGGCGCCAAGCAGGCGATCGTCCACCTGTACAACTCGACCTCGACACTTCAGCGCGAGGTCGTCTTCCGCACCGACGAGGACGGGGTCGTCGACCTCGCCCTGGAAGGTGCGAAGCTCTGCCGCAAGTTCGAGGAGACCGTCCCTGAGACGGCCGTCTTCTACGAGTACTCGCCTGAGTCCTACACGGGCACCGACCTCGAGTTCGCGGTCAGGGTGTGCAACGAGGTCCTCGAGGTGCTCGAGCCCACGCCCGAGCGCAAGGTCATCATCAACCTGCCTGCGACCGTCGAGATGGCGACGCCGAACATCTACGCCGACTCGATCGAGTGGATGGACCGTCACCTGGCGCACCGGGAGAACGTCATCATCTCGCTGCACCCGCACAACGACCGGGGGACCGCTGTCGCGGCCGCGGAGCTGGGGTACCAGGCTGGCGCGGACCGTATCGAGGGCTGCCTGTTCGGCAACGGCGAGCGCACAGGCAACGTCGACCTGGTGACCCTCGGCATGAACATGTTCAGCCAGGGGGTCGATCCGCAGATCGACTTCTCTGACATCGATCACGTACGCCGCACGGTCGAGCACTGCAACCAGCTCTCGGTCCACGAGCGCCACCCGTATGCCGGAGACCTCGTCTTCACCGCCTTCTCAGGGTCGCACCAGGACGCGATCAAGAAGGGGCTCGACGCGATGGACGCGCGTGCGGCTGCCGCTGGGACCAGCGTCGACGAGCTCGTCTGGGGCGTCCCGTACCTGCCGATCGACCCGCGTGACGTCGGCCGGAGCTACGAAGCGGTGATCCGGGTCAACTCGCAGTCCGGCAAGGGCGGCATCTCTTACCTGCTCAAGACCGAGCGCCACCTCGATCTCCCGCGCCGGCTCCAGATCGAGTTCTCGCGCGTGGTCCAGAGCGTCACAGACGCGGACGGGCGCGAGGTCACGGGCGAGGACATCTGGCAGATCTTCGCGGACGAGTACCTCCCGGCGACGGTCGACGGAGCTCTCGAGCCGTGGGGGCGTCTGTCCCTGCACGGCACCCGTGCGTCGAGCGTCGAGGGTGGGTCGGACACGCTCTCTGTCGACCTCGTCGACGGTGGTGTTCCGGTCACGCTCGAGGGTGTCGGCAACGGTCCGATCGCTGCCTTCGTCGATGCGGTCGCACAGGTCGGCGTCGAGGTGAGCGTCCTCGACTACGCCGAGCACGCGCTCTCTGAGGGCGGGGACGCGAGCGCTGCCGCCTACGTCGAGTGTGCAGTCGGCGAGGAGGTGCTGTGGGGAGTCGGTATCGACCCGTCGATCATCACGGCGTCGCTCAAGGCGATCATCTCCGCAGTCAACCGCCAGGGACGTTCTACCGACTGA